The following coding sequences lie in one Archaeoglobus neptunius genomic window:
- a CDS encoding universal stress protein, which translates to MIKKVLFPVDFSVVSEYAFGNCIPRFFSTGVAHELILFHSLDVGLQTPEELKVAETLVEKYQKKLDQISSEFEEIGIKTRAIVRMGTPALEIARLAEEENVDLIYMPMKGENIFREMLIGSTAANVARAAKKPVLLVRYEWDRGKKAVKCYWDARRVFDRPLISVDFSPCSDRIMQSTDLFKELVKEAILLHVVDYGSAKDIEENIKKATENMKKYAERLDFPSQIVVHSGVASKEILMTAPAMGSTLIVIGKRGRSILQILMGSTAEIVIRNSVLPVLIVPCD; encoded by the coding sequence ATGATAAAGAAGGTGCTGTTTCCAGTTGATTTCTCGGTGGTCTCGGAATATGCCTTCGGCAACTGCATACCGAGATTCTTTTCAACGGGTGTGGCACACGAGCTTATTCTGTTTCACTCTCTCGATGTAGGATTGCAGACTCCAGAGGAACTTAAAGTTGCTGAAACTCTTGTAGAAAAGTATCAGAAAAAACTTGACCAGATTTCCAGCGAGTTTGAAGAGATAGGCATAAAAACAAGAGCCATCGTAAGAATGGGGACTCCGGCACTGGAAATTGCCAGGCTGGCGGAGGAAGAAAATGTTGACCTGATTTACATGCCAATGAAAGGAGAAAATATATTCAGAGAGATGCTGATAGGCTCCACTGCAGCAAACGTTGCCAGAGCCGCAAAAAAACCGGTACTTCTTGTCAGATATGAATGGGATCGGGGTAAAAAAGCCGTTAAGTGCTACTGGGATGCGAGAAGGGTGTTTGACCGGCCACTGATATCGGTTGATTTCTCGCCATGCTCCGATAGGATAATGCAGTCTACCGACCTCTTCAAAGAGCTCGTAAAAGAGGCAATTTTACTGCATGTTGTGGATTACGGGAGTGCAAAGGATATTGAAGAAAATATAAAGAAGGCAACAGAAAACATGAAAAAGTATGCAGAGAGACTGGACTTCCCCAGCCAGATTGTTGTCCACAGCGGTGTTGCATCGAAAGAAATACTCATGACCGCTCCTGCAATGGGCTCAACACTTATAGTAATAGGAAAAAGGGGACGCAGCATACTTCAAATACTGATGGGCAGCACCGCAGAAATAGTCATCAGAAACTCGGTATTGCCCGTACTGATTGTGCCGTGCGATTAA
- a CDS encoding argininosuccinate synthase yields MKAVLSYSGGLDTTVCIPLLRERYGYDEVITVTVDIGQPESDIRQAEERGTKYADRHYTVDAKSDFVNELFRLIKANGEYEGYVLGTALARPLIAGKVVEIARKENADAIAHGCTGKGNDQLRFENVFRQYGFKVVAPVRDLNLTREWEIEYAREHGIDVPATKEKPYSIDENLWSRSIEGGKLEDPSFIPPEEIYEWTVSPEKAPEKAEIIKIDFEEGIPVALNDVKMNGFELIKKLNEIGGKHGVGRTDMIEDRVLGLKARENYEHPAATILITAHRDLEKLVLSRKELKFKKLVEEEWAELVYHGLTNDPLYDALNAFIDTTQKRVTGWVKIRLYKGYAFPVARYSNFALYSEELVSFDTEAIDQKLAEGFAAFHGLQGRMFKRLFQ; encoded by the coding sequence ATGAAGGCAGTGCTCTCGTACTCAGGTGGCCTGGACACGACGGTCTGCATTCCACTTCTCAGGGAAAGGTACGGTTACGATGAGGTGATTACGGTCACAGTTGATATTGGCCAGCCAGAATCCGACATCAGGCAGGCAGAGGAGAGAGGGACGAAATACGCCGACAGACATTATACGGTGGATGCGAAAAGCGATTTTGTAAACGAACTGTTCAGGCTTATTAAGGCCAATGGGGAATACGAAGGGTACGTTCTCGGCACAGCTCTTGCAAGACCGCTTATCGCTGGTAAAGTTGTTGAAATTGCCAGAAAAGAAAATGCAGATGCCATTGCTCACGGATGCACAGGAAAAGGAAATGACCAGCTCAGATTCGAAAATGTATTCAGGCAGTACGGTTTTAAGGTTGTAGCCCCGGTAAGGGATCTCAATCTTACGAGAGAGTGGGAGATTGAATACGCAAGAGAACACGGCATCGACGTTCCCGCTACAAAGGAAAAACCGTACAGTATTGACGAGAATCTCTGGAGCAGAAGTATTGAAGGGGGAAAACTGGAGGATCCATCCTTCATACCGCCTGAAGAGATCTACGAATGGACGGTAAGTCCTGAGAAGGCCCCGGAAAAGGCTGAAATTATAAAAATCGATTTCGAGGAGGGTATACCCGTCGCACTTAATGACGTGAAAATGAATGGCTTTGAGCTGATTAAAAAACTGAACGAAATTGGAGGAAAGCATGGCGTGGGCAGAACGGATATGATTGAGGACAGGGTTCTCGGTCTCAAGGCGAGGGAAAATTACGAGCATCCAGCAGCTACGATTCTTATAACGGCTCACAGAGATTTGGAAAAGCTCGTTTTGAGCAGAAAAGAGTTGAAGTTCAAAAAGCTTGTTGAAGAGGAGTGGGCAGAACTCGTTTACCATGGTCTTACCAACGATCCGCTCTACGATGCTCTGAACGCCTTTATCGATACAACACAGAAGAGAGTTACCGGGTGGGTCAAAATCAGGCTTTACAAGGGATATGCATTCCCGGTTGCAAGATACTCGAATTTCGCCCTTTACTCGGAGGAACTGGTATCCTTCGATACAGAGGCAATAGACCAGAAACTTGCGGAGGGGTTCGCAGCCTTCCACGGACTGCAGGGCAGGATGTTCAAAAGACTTTTTCAGTAA
- a CDS encoding competence/damage-inducible protein A, whose amino-acid sequence MDFIIISVGNEILSGDIHNTNAAYMAKKLTRLGHKVRRIITIPDDVEEIAEEIREAAKKADFVLVTGGLGATHDDVTAEGVAKAFGRKLVVNKQVYEWLNKISKNEDAVKKISSVPEGCEIIWNDVGAAPAFIVENVAVMPGVPAEMENTFEKILERFEEGSYYEKSVRVEGFEVRIVDRLNRVVEEFPDVQIGSYPKPGYVVVKFSGSNEEKVKNAVKRFEELLNDKR is encoded by the coding sequence ATGGACTTCATCATAATTTCCGTTGGAAACGAAATACTGAGCGGAGACATACACAACACAAATGCCGCATACATGGCAAAAAAGCTTACCAGACTCGGACATAAGGTGAGAAGAATAATCACCATTCCTGACGATGTGGAGGAGATCGCCGAGGAGATAAGAGAGGCTGCAAAAAAAGCCGACTTTGTTCTTGTAACCGGTGGACTTGGAGCGACACATGACGATGTTACTGCCGAAGGAGTTGCGAAAGCCTTCGGGAGAAAGCTCGTTGTCAACAAACAGGTATATGAGTGGTTGAATAAAATAAGCAAAAACGAGGATGCCGTTAAAAAGATATCTTCGGTTCCTGAGGGCTGCGAAATCATCTGGAATGATGTTGGTGCAGCTCCAGCTTTTATAGTGGAGAACGTTGCCGTCATGCCCGGTGTACCGGCTGAGATGGAAAACACATTTGAAAAAATACTGGAGAGATTTGAAGAAGGCAGTTATTACGAAAAAAGCGTAAGAGTAGAGGGTTTTGAAGTGAGAATAGTTGACAGGCTCAACAGGGTGGTGGAGGAGTTTCCGGACGTGCAGATCGGATCCTACCCAAAACCGGGATACGTGGTGGTTAAGTTCTCTGGCAGCAACGAGGAAAAGGTGAAAAACGCCGTTAAAAGATTTGAGGAGCTTTTGAATGATAAGAGGTAA
- a CDS encoding dihydroorotase, which yields MIRGKVFYRGEFIEAGIEVDGGRIKKIGKLVKGKEVRGVILPAGIDVHVHLRDFDEAHKETIETGTMAAKYGGICLVVDQPNTRPVVDSEKVYFERMEKAKSDVHVDYTLNLALTNSNFGEIAGILEKIRSRYFVPAVGEVFIQHSNDNLQIRYETLRLAISNLKNVLLTIHAEDPAYVDTGFPNFRFRKKEAEVFAVQKCLTISNFHFCHISTRDAAERICNSDSTFEVTPHHLLLSTDDYRRLGYAVNVNPPLRSRDEAEWLLKHFHMADILASDHAPHTLEDKKSGAPGFPGVETMYPIFVHLAAMRIIRFGDLVEKIASNPARIFGFRGYGEIRVGNYANFAVFDLKNVRKIRAEDLHSRCDWTPYEGFNAVFPDKVYLKGTDVLEVAEPTGEVLGAEFQNYKKSF from the coding sequence ATGATAAGAGGTAAGGTTTTCTACAGAGGAGAGTTTATAGAGGCAGGAATTGAGGTCGATGGAGGGAGAATCAAGAAAATAGGAAAACTTGTAAAGGGTAAAGAAGTTAGAGGAGTCATTCTGCCGGCCGGAATTGATGTTCATGTCCATCTCAGAGATTTTGATGAAGCACACAAGGAAACGATTGAAACCGGAACCATGGCGGCAAAATACGGTGGCATTTGTCTCGTGGTGGACCAGCCAAATACAAGGCCCGTCGTGGACTCGGAAAAAGTTTATTTCGAGAGGATGGAGAAAGCGAAAAGTGACGTTCACGTTGATTACACCCTGAACCTCGCCCTCACCAACTCGAATTTCGGAGAAATTGCTGGAATTCTGGAAAAGATCAGGAGCAGGTACTTCGTACCGGCTGTAGGGGAGGTTTTTATTCAGCACAGCAATGATAACCTGCAGATAAGATACGAAACACTCAGACTGGCCATCTCTAATCTTAAAAACGTACTTTTGACAATTCATGCAGAGGACCCGGCGTATGTTGATACGGGCTTTCCAAATTTCAGGTTCAGAAAAAAAGAGGCGGAGGTGTTTGCGGTTCAAAAATGCCTTACCATATCCAATTTCCACTTCTGCCACATATCCACAAGAGATGCAGCAGAAAGAATCTGCAACAGCGATTCGACTTTTGAGGTAACTCCTCATCACCTGCTTCTCTCCACTGACGACTACAGGAGACTTGGATATGCCGTGAACGTAAATCCTCCCCTCAGGAGCAGGGATGAAGCAGAATGGTTGCTGAAGCACTTCCATATGGCTGATATACTAGCGTCGGATCACGCTCCACATACTCTGGAGGACAAAAAGAGTGGTGCGCCAGGATTTCCGGGTGTTGAGACGATGTATCCCATTTTTGTCCATCTCGCAGCGATGAGAATAATAAGATTTGGCGACCTTGTGGAGAAGATTGCCTCCAACCCTGCCAGAATTTTCGGCTTCAGGGGTTATGGAGAAATCAGGGTCGGCAACTATGCAAATTTTGCTGTTTTTGATCTGAAAAATGTCAGAAAGATACGGGCGGAGGACCTGCATTCAAGATGTGACTGGACACCATATGAAGGTTTTAACGCTGTATTTCCCGATAAAGTCTATCTCAAAGGTACTGATGTACTTGAAGTTGCAGAGCCAACCGGGGAGGTTTTGGGTGCCGAATTTCAAAATTATAAGAAAAGCTTTTAA
- a CDS encoding response regulator, translated as MSIRLMVVDDDDSIREIIKVMLKDFEIIEASNGFEAIKLYERFHPEIVLMDVSMPQMDGVEATKEILKIDPKAVIIGLTAFARSRGKEMLQSGAKEVVEKPFTRKMLKEIIEKYASSALAET; from the coding sequence ATGAGCATCAGACTAATGGTCGTTGACGACGATGATAGCATAAGAGAGATAATCAAGGTTATGCTGAAAGATTTTGAAATAATTGAAGCGTCCAATGGATTCGAAGCGATAAAGCTGTACGAAAGATTTCATCCGGAAATCGTTTTAATGGATGTCTCCATGCCACAGATGGACGGTGTAGAGGCTACAAAGGAGATACTGAAAATCGACCCAAAGGCCGTGATTATCGGTCTGACAGCCTTTGCCAGAAGCAGGGGAAAGGAAATGCTTCAGAGCGGAGCAAAGGAGGTGGTTGAAAAGCCATTCACAAGAAAAATGCTCAAAGAGATTATTGAGAAGTACGCATCAAGTGCATTAGCCGAGACATGA
- the cbiB gene encoding adenosylcobinamide-phosphate synthase CbiB → MDIAVLLTAAILDFLVSEPPLHIHPVFWFGKLISFFERLVIRNEALDLIYGAISTAVIIAFAFLLASAPFPSPLRYVWHAYLLFSAISVKSMVKHAERCIAGGIDRTAVQQIVSRDTSELNESQLCSAVIESVAENYVDGLVSPLFYFSVFGIGGAMVFKAVNTCDAMIGYRKGRYEYFGKFAARLDDALNYIPARVSLLFFEVLKRGAARYGLKNGVKFNGCSIAAMSYVLNVKLEKPGYYSLPGRDADLNAVRESVKIFKFLSLIAIAFFTVTTAVRIVLLTQL, encoded by the coding sequence ATGGATATCGCTGTGCTTTTAACAGCAGCAATTCTGGATTTTCTTGTTTCTGAACCACCGCTTCATATCCATCCTGTTTTCTGGTTCGGAAAGCTGATATCCTTTTTCGAGAGACTGGTGATCCGCAATGAAGCTCTCGACCTAATTTACGGTGCCATCTCCACAGCAGTAATCATTGCATTTGCGTTTTTATTGGCTTCTGCCCCATTCCCCTCTCCTCTGCGTTATGTCTGGCATGCGTACCTGCTTTTCTCCGCTATCTCGGTAAAAAGCATGGTGAAACACGCTGAAAGGTGTATTGCCGGTGGAATTGACAGGACAGCAGTGCAGCAGATCGTAAGCAGAGACACATCCGAACTTAACGAAAGCCAGCTCTGTTCGGCGGTAATTGAGTCCGTAGCTGAGAACTACGTCGATGGTCTGGTTTCACCACTCTTCTACTTTTCAGTTTTCGGTATTGGAGGGGCAATGGTATTCAAAGCGGTGAACACATGCGATGCAATGATTGGCTACAGGAAGGGACGATACGAGTACTTCGGTAAATTTGCTGCAAGGCTTGATGATGCGCTCAATTACATCCCAGCAAGAGTTTCTCTACTGTTCTTTGAGGTCTTGAAGAGGGGGGCTGCAAGATACGGCTTAAAAAATGGCGTAAAGTTCAATGGATGCAGCATAGCTGCGATGTCGTATGTTCTGAATGTGAAACTCGAAAAACCGGGATACTACTCTCTACCGGGCAGAGATGCAGATTTGAATGCCGTCAGAGAATCAGTAAAAATTTTTAAGTTCCTCAGCCTTATCGCAATTGCCTTCTTTACCGTCACAACAGCGGTCAGGATAGTATTATTAACTCAACTGTAA
- a CDS encoding DHH family phosphoesterase: protein MKCEACGGRGYIEVEKTCEICNGSGKARSFDPKITAELSDEQLKMFMSGVCGVCGGAGKVKIMQVCRMCNGTGKVGKCRICGAKVVGNHELCPSCRRRPHAYRLSNSCGLEDVRLNRIYLGRVSAVTDIGVFVNLNKRLRGLIHKKNLGGFKFNEDEEVLVQVSNITLSGEIDLKPVKMDGFAVVDVSKEATRVEISDLERYIGKMVEVRGMVTHVKLTGGPTIFTLLDGKGSVNAAAFEGGERAYPEVRADDVVRVVGVVKRRDTKLQLEILEMEKLLGKEAYEVRKRIEDEIERACEPEFRGFLIESKVLEELREEMMRVAKELKRAIYESRPVIIRHHWDADGTCGGVAIERALADLVERVHSDSEAKYYLVKRKVSRAPFYELEDVVRDLDESLEDVERHGDKIPLVVLVDNGSGVEDIPAIRQFLLFGADVITIDHHFPDEEVDRYLLHHVNPYKVGGDSNYTSGILCVEIARMISDLDMKHLAAISVVGDRAEGEVEKYIELTGISRKELADIALAVEYEGFYLRFRSASQIMHEILGFGRQDRHKKLVEMLSGYAKEAIEEQVRTAMEGVRVQTLPNGIALAALDVENYAKKFTFPPPGKLTGEVHDRLKQKHDRIVTIGYGPDFAVIRSEGVELDIPRIVRELREEIVAGVDGGGHLVVGSIKFVQAKRKEVLARLAAKIGSIG from the coding sequence ATGAAATGTGAGGCCTGCGGGGGCAGAGGCTATATTGAAGTCGAAAAAACCTGCGAAATCTGCAACGGGAGCGGAAAGGCTAGGAGTTTCGATCCAAAAATTACTGCTGAACTTTCGGATGAGCAGTTGAAGATGTTTATGAGTGGTGTGTGCGGCGTTTGCGGAGGGGCAGGGAAGGTAAAAATCATGCAGGTTTGCAGGATGTGCAACGGGACGGGAAAGGTGGGAAAGTGCAGGATTTGCGGAGCAAAAGTTGTGGGCAACCATGAGCTCTGCCCCTCCTGCAGAAGGAGGCCCCACGCTTACAGGCTCAGCAACTCCTGCGGGCTTGAGGATGTCAGGCTCAACAGAATTTACCTGGGTAGAGTTTCGGCCGTAACCGATATAGGTGTTTTCGTCAACCTGAACAAAAGGCTCAGGGGTTTGATACATAAAAAAAATCTTGGAGGCTTTAAATTCAACGAGGACGAGGAGGTGCTTGTTCAGGTTAGCAATATAACCCTCAGTGGCGAAATCGACCTAAAGCCGGTGAAGATGGACGGTTTTGCTGTTGTTGATGTTTCAAAGGAAGCCACAAGGGTCGAAATCTCAGATCTTGAACGGTACATCGGAAAAATGGTAGAAGTCAGAGGAATGGTTACGCATGTAAAATTGACAGGAGGTCCGACGATTTTTACACTCCTCGACGGAAAGGGGAGTGTTAATGCTGCCGCCTTTGAGGGGGGAGAGAGGGCGTACCCGGAGGTTAGAGCTGATGACGTTGTAAGGGTTGTCGGTGTGGTAAAGAGAAGGGACACCAAGCTACAACTGGAGATTCTTGAAATGGAAAAGCTACTGGGAAAGGAAGCATACGAGGTAAGAAAAAGAATTGAGGACGAGATCGAGAGGGCCTGTGAACCCGAGTTCAGAGGTTTCCTGATTGAGAGCAAAGTGCTTGAAGAGCTCAGGGAGGAAATGATGAGGGTGGCAAAAGAACTCAAAAGGGCGATTTACGAGTCGAGGCCCGTGATAATCAGACACCACTGGGATGCAGATGGCACATGCGGAGGTGTAGCAATTGAGAGAGCGCTTGCTGACCTGGTTGAGAGGGTGCACTCCGACAGCGAGGCAAAATACTATCTGGTAAAAAGGAAGGTTTCAAGAGCGCCGTTTTACGAGCTTGAGGATGTTGTAAGAGATCTGGATGAGAGTCTTGAGGATGTGGAGAGGCATGGGGACAAGATCCCTCTTGTCGTTCTTGTTGACAACGGTTCCGGAGTTGAGGACATTCCGGCAATAAGGCAGTTCCTGCTCTTCGGTGCTGATGTGATCACAATTGACCACCACTTTCCCGATGAGGAGGTCGATCGTTACCTGCTCCACCACGTAAATCCTTACAAGGTCGGTGGAGACAGCAACTACACCTCCGGCATTCTGTGTGTTGAAATAGCAAGAATGATCTCCGATCTTGACATGAAACATCTTGCCGCCATAAGCGTTGTTGGTGATAGGGCCGAGGGTGAGGTGGAAAAATACATAGAACTGACAGGAATAAGCAGGAAGGAGCTTGCGGATATAGCACTTGCTGTTGAATATGAGGGGTTTTACCTCAGATTCAGATCTGCCAGCCAGATAATGCACGAAATACTCGGTTTCGGAAGACAGGACAGGCACAAAAAACTTGTGGAGATGCTCTCCGGTTATGCAAAGGAGGCAATAGAGGAGCAGGTAAGAACTGCCATGGAAGGGGTCAGGGTTCAGACCCTGCCAAATGGAATTGCCCTTGCAGCACTGGATGTGGAAAACTACGCAAAGAAATTTACATTTCCACCACCCGGAAAGCTGACCGGAGAAGTTCACGACAGGTTGAAGCAAAAGCATGACAGGATTGTTACCATTGGTTACGGCCCCGACTTCGCTGTGATCAGAAGCGAGGGGGTGGAGCTTGATATTCCGAGAATAGTCAGAGAACTAAGGGAAGAAATAGTTGCAGGGGTTGATGGAGGGGGACATCTGGTTGTCGGATCCATCAAGTTCGTTCAGGCAAAAAGAAAAGAGGTGCTGGCCAGACTGGCAGCGAAGATTGGCAGTATAGGATAA
- a CDS encoding DUF116 domain-containing protein: MLDRIISKLISAGADLSSKNAIKGALKVIGEDEGLADLIYIFVKNRAYKKDWERLPPSKRVVFLPQCLRNSKECRAELTEKGYICQRCGACSIAEIVETAEKMGYKHIYIVPGGSMIYRILKDISLECFSCLGVACIPELCEASERLSMKGIAHQCVPLKKTGCVDTEVDLTEVKKFLSMGLTDEEKRA; this comes from the coding sequence ATGTTAGACAGAATCATATCAAAGCTTATATCTGCAGGAGCAGATTTGAGCTCGAAAAATGCGATTAAAGGGGCGCTGAAGGTTATTGGAGAAGATGAAGGGCTGGCAGATCTGATATATATTTTCGTTAAAAACAGGGCATACAAAAAAGACTGGGAGAGGCTGCCCCCATCGAAGAGGGTTGTGTTCCTACCACAGTGTCTCAGAAACTCAAAAGAATGTCGGGCGGAGCTTACGGAAAAAGGTTACATCTGCCAGAGGTGCGGAGCGTGCAGCATTGCGGAGATTGTTGAGACTGCCGAAAAAATGGGTTACAAACACATTTACATCGTTCCGGGTGGAAGCATGATTTACAGAATTTTGAAGGATATCTCGTTGGAATGTTTCTCCTGCCTTGGCGTCGCATGCATTCCTGAACTGTGCGAGGCAAGCGAGAGACTGTCCATGAAAGGCATTGCCCATCAATGTGTTCCTCTGAAAAAAACAGGATGCGTTGACACAGAGGTGGATCTGACAGAGGTAAAAAAGTTTTTGAGCATGGGACTGACTGATGAGGAAAAGAGAGCTTGA
- a CDS encoding METTL5 family protein produces the protein MRKRELEILLEELKGFENPKIKLEQYVTPPGLAAFIATTAKLIGDLHTVFDLGCGTGILAISCSLLGAYSVGVELDLEALKIAEENADRVGAEIDLICMDVNDLRCREKVTTVMNPPFGIQRRNADRSFLKKALEISNVIYTIHSAGSEVFVRSMVSRHGFTITHLWKLSIPLRRSYSFHEKAFKYIPVEVFRIEKHESCNAGR, from the coding sequence ATGAGGAAAAGAGAGCTTGAGATACTTCTAGAGGAACTGAAGGGGTTTGAAAATCCTAAAATCAAGCTTGAGCAGTACGTTACACCACCGGGGCTTGCAGCATTCATTGCAACCACAGCAAAACTGATTGGTGACTTGCACACGGTATTTGATCTCGGATGTGGAACGGGAATTCTCGCCATATCCTGCTCACTGCTTGGTGCATACTCCGTTGGTGTAGAACTCGATTTGGAGGCATTGAAAATAGCTGAAGAAAATGCAGACAGAGTCGGAGCGGAGATAGACCTGATCTGCATGGATGTGAATGATCTGCGATGCAGGGAGAAAGTTACAACGGTCATGAACCCACCGTTCGGGATCCAGAGGAGAAACGCAGATCGGTCATTTCTGAAAAAGGCGCTGGAAATTTCAAATGTAATATACACCATACACTCCGCTGGAAGCGAAGTTTTTGTCAGAAGCATGGTCTCAAGACACGGATTCACGATCACCCATCTCTGGAAACTCTCCATACCTCTGAGAAGATCATACTCGTTTCATGAAAAAGCATTTAAATATATACCCGTAGAGGTATTCAGGATTGAGAAGCATGAGAGTTGTAATGCCGGGAGATAG
- a CDS encoding exosome complex RNA-binding protein Csl4, translating to MRVVMPGDRIGSSEEYIKGEGVYEENGELFAAVAGNLVIEDRVASVRSFSPIPEIVKGDVILGRVVDVRNSLALVEVASKRGEKRPLTNKGIGILHISNVDEKYVKNINEAVSYLDIIKARVIGDNLRLSTKENEMGVLKALCGVCRSEMVREGDMLKCPECGRTEKRKISTDYGKGEW from the coding sequence ATGAGAGTTGTAATGCCGGGAGATAGAATAGGCTCGTCAGAAGAGTACATTAAAGGTGAGGGTGTTTACGAGGAAAATGGAGAGCTTTTTGCTGCTGTTGCTGGAAATCTTGTGATAGAGGACAGGGTGGCAAGCGTGAGGAGTTTTTCCCCAATTCCTGAAATTGTCAAGGGAGACGTGATTTTGGGCAGGGTTGTTGATGTTCGCAACTCCCTCGCCCTCGTGGAGGTTGCCAGCAAAAGAGGTGAGAAAAGACCCCTCACCAATAAGGGAATTGGAATCCTTCACATTTCAAATGTTGACGAGAAGTACGTTAAGAACATAAACGAGGCAGTCAGCTATCTCGACATCATCAAGGCAAGGGTCATTGGGGACAACCTGAGGCTCTCAACAAAAGAAAATGAAATGGGTGTTCTGAAGGCCCTCTGCGGTGTGTGCAGAAGTGAAATGGTGAGGGAGGGCGACATGCTTAAATGTCCGGAATGTGGAAGAACCGAGAAGAGAAAAATTTCAACGGATTACGGAAAGGGGGAGTGGTAA
- a CDS encoding RpoL/Rpb11 RNA polymerase subunit family protein, protein MEVKIVEIGDDYVRLIVKGEEHTYLNLLQHYLVEDDDVIIARYNIPHPLVGEPELYVRTNGKNPLEVIKKANEKIIEACNTLADQI, encoded by the coding sequence ATGGAAGTTAAAATCGTTGAAATTGGAGATGACTACGTCAGGCTCATAGTCAAGGGAGAGGAGCATACATACCTTAATCTTCTTCAACACTACCTGGTCGAGGATGACGACGTAATCATAGCGAGGTACAACATTCCCCATCCGCTTGTCGGGGAGCCTGAACTTTACGTTCGCACAAACGGTAAAAATCCACTTGAGGTCATAAAAAAGGCAAATGAAAAAATAATCGAGGCCTGCAACACTCTGGCTGATCAGATTTGA